GTTATTAGTGTAATAATATGAGGAAAAAGCTTATTTATGACATATGTATTACAATAGTTagacataaaaaataaagaatagttagtataaatttaaacttgaaattagaaagatgagTAAAACTCTTGTAAAAATAAGATCTCttcaaaataagtgaaaattttcccttctttttgcTGAAAATTAAGTCATAGGAGTGGCTAAATATTACCGATTGAATTAGTTTATTGTTAACTTTATACTGaaacatgcataaaaaataTTACTCCAACCAAATGTAGCattatatagttttatatttttataatctattcCTAATTTCAGGAACCTGTGAAAACCAAGCATCCACAGCTTCATTATGAGTCAAAATTGTATATGCTTCTTCAAGGAGGAAGTAAGTCTCCGTCTCCGTCTCTGCCTCGCTCTCATTTCTCTGTCCATCTCGAATATGCCTCtgctttcattttgttttctgatacaattttttaaaagcatattattatttttaaataacttgGTGTGAGTTCTCCTTGATATAGCTGGTATTCCCCGCCTTAGATGGTTTGGACTTGAGGCGAATTACAATGTCATGGTAATTGACCTTCTTGGACCTAGCTTGGAAGATTTGTTTAACTACTGCAACAGGAAGCTCTCATTAAAAACGGTGTTGATGCTTGCTGATCAATTAGTAAGTATATGGCTTTTCTGTGGTAAAAAAAGGTTTTCCAGGTTTCCTTTTTGTATTTAACTTCCTCCCTTTCCAACCTTTATTTTGTTATTCCAGATTAGTAGAGTAGAATATATGCATTCGAGAGGTTTTCTTCACCGTGATATAAAGCCTGATAACTTCTTGATGGGCCTAGGGCGCAAGGCCAATCAGGTACTAGTTATTGTGTTTTTTTCTTGTATGTTATGTTGGCAAATATAAAATGTCCATAGTTGTTAGAATGCCAGCACAATCaccttctatttttttgttacgATAAGAATATTATTCTATTGCTTGGAAGTgcggtaaaagtaccatgaaggcCCCTATAGGAGTCAGATTAGTTTTTGCCTTTTCTACTCAAagaatgggcaaattagtctctgtacgttaaatcaaagagtaaattgatcatttctGTTAAAAGTTGTGTCCCcttatattgttaaaaattggtctgGTTGATAGAATAATCAGATAGTGACATGTGGTGTGCAATGTGTGCCTCATGTTGATGTACAAGAATCAATTTTCAACactaaaaatggatgaaatttttaacagaaggacCAGTTTGttttttgatctaatgtataatgattaatttacccattttttgagtagaggagCCAAAATGCAATATGACTTCTGGTACAGGGGTCTCCAAGGTACTTTTATCTTGAAAGTGCACTTTGATACACTCAAACAGTATATGGTATATACGTACCggtatcattttttttaaataaagaattgCCGTCACAGGTATATATCATCGACTATGGTCTTGCTAAGAAGTATAGGGATCTTCAAACTCATAAACATATCCCATACaggtaattatttttctttcgattTCTTAATGTAGAATTTCAGATTTGAAGATCTCAAGATAGTATAAATCTCATCATAATacatgcatcaacttaccaaatTCTTTGCTGCAGAGAAAACAAGAACCTAACAGGCACAGCTCGCTATGCAAGTGTAAACACTCACCTTGGAATTGGTGAGTGACGTTATGAAATGACACATTTCCAACTagttttgttacttttattaacATACATTCTTTTACTTAATTGGCAGAACAAAGCCGGAGAGATGATGTGGAATCCATTGGTTATGTGCTCTTGTATTTCCTGAGAGGAAGGTTGAGTATATAGTTCCACATGCTCGTTTCATTCAATGTTTTATACATTTCCAAATGATGTTTGATTGTTACTCTTTATGAATCTTCGAAGTTAGTTTTCTTCCcgttgattttgattcaatttgcaCACTTCCTTTGCTACAGCCTTCCTTGGCAGGGGTTAAAAACGGGTACAAAAAAGCAAAAATATGATAGGATTACTGAAAAGAAGGTATCGACTCCTATAGAGGTATGTAACTTATGCTATACTTAGACATTGATTTCCGTAAAGAAATTTAGTTGACTTACTTATATCACTGATATATGGATTTCTAGTGCTTCCTGTCCATTTTATGGCATGTCTAATAAATACTATATAccgtaaaagtaccatggaagcTCCTGTACtaggagttagattgtattttgccccatttactaaaaaaatgggcaaattagtctttACACGTTAAATCGAAAAGTAAACTGGTccttttcattaaaaatttcatcaatttctatCGTTAAAACCTGGTGTGGCTGGTGGAATAACCAGACAGTTACACGTGGCGTGCTTATGCTGATGTAGATggaccagtttttaacagtaagaGTGGATGAAAGTTTTAACAAaatgactagtttgctctttgatctaacgtgcagtaactaatttgtctatttttttattagagggggtaaaatgcaatccaactctTAATACAAGGacttccatggtacttttatttACTAAGCATAGAATTCTGTGATGGCAAATTTTACcaactttaatataaaaaaagggGATGATTTAATAATTCGATTGTTGTTAGCGTGAAGTGTAATTCAGTTTTACTAACAAACGGAAAGTGCTATATAATAAGTTTGACAAAGCAAATTCATCTATTGAGACTAAGTTACAGTCAGCATTGGATTCAAGGTTCATTGTTAATCCATGTTATGGTATTATTACTGTTTCCTTGTTCAGTAATATCCGTGTGTGCATGTCTAACAGGTGCTTTGTAAGTCATTTCCGTCTGagtttgtgtcatattttcactaCTGCCGATCTTTACGGTTTGAAGATAAGCCAGATTATTCATATTTGAAGAGGATTTTCCGAGACTTGTTTGTAAGAGAAGGTTAGTTATACTCGTGCCTTAATAATGTAAAGTAActttcttttgtcttttttttttcctccctTTTTCGGGTCTGAAATTGGTATTGCTGCAGGTTTTCAATTTGACTATATCTTTGACTGGACTTTATTGAAGTACCCACAGATTACCGGCGGCTCCAAAGGGCGGGTAAGTACTTATATATAAGCTTTTAGTTTTCGGTTACCGTCTTGTtggaatattattataaatcaatCTTTTCCATCTGTTTCTCAGCCTTCCGGTGGAAAAGCAGGTTTAGCTGCCGGACCAGCTGTTGAAAAACCAGAAAAATTCTCAGGTATGCTTTCTCGTTAGGAGTATAATCAATGCCTACTTGACtatttggttttcaaaatgTTCATTGTGTTTATCCAAAACAACTAAGGGAGCATAAAAGATCACCATTCATGCTTTTATTAGTTATGATATTATATACTAATCTCCTGTTTACCCTTGTGGGTCATTTAACCTGATTGATAACATATAGGCGGAAAAGATTTTCGGGACAGATTTGGTGGAGTCGAAGGGGTTCCCAGAAGACACATTTCGACAACGAGACAGAAGGCTGTTGAGGATGTCAATTTGTCAAAGCATGTGGTGAGCTTGAATTCCTgttaatgaattttcatttatCTAGCCTACATTTTGCGTACGGAaatctttcatttatttaccaACTGCAAAGGAGAAACATGATAGGAGTTTTGTGTTATCGCAATATATTTACTTTGCTATATGTTATGGAATGTTGGATAATGAAAAGCAACATATGCAAAAGATAAGTTTAGTTCAGCTTTGAATATTAAAAGCGACATGCGATAAACCTAGGAAGGATTAGAGTTGGGAATGGGGATATTGCCTTACAAGTTGAGATAGCTCCTTTAGATGATAAAGATTAGAGAAACCCGTTTATAACGGTTTAGTCACGTAGGACATCTCGAGCCATGCAGTCATTAAACAATAACATGAAACTATTAGTACTTGAAGAGATGATAGCGGTGAACATGTACCTGGCGTAAGGTTTTTTATATATGATTCTTGTAGATGTCAAATTTATTGTGATTTAAGGGTCACTCATTTGGTTTCATTTGGTTTTTACTTGTTCTATTCATATATTGCATTCTTTGAGGGCTCATTTTTGGCATTCTGATATCGGTTTGCGATTTCAGCATCATGATTCAGATAAAAGACATAGTGCCTCTCGATACGGCAGCACTTCAAGAAGAGCTGTAATAGCAAGCAGGGCTAGTTCAGCCGGTGAAGCCAATGACATTCCAAAAACTCGACGGCTATCAACCGGCAGTCGTATCCATAACCCAGCAGAAAGAATCCAACTTGCCATCGAGGCCAAAACAGGCCGCACCGCCGCTAGAGGAAGCCATGATGATCATCCACTTAGAAGTTTTGAGCTCCTCAATATTAAGAAATGATTGGCTCAAGTATTAGACTGATGTTTTCTCAGAACTTTCATTCACAACTGTGTATATgggacatatatatatatatatagctccATAATCACTACCCTCAACAGTTCATGTGGTTTTCCCTTGTTACCAATCATTTTTCCAAGATTTTCCCCCCTGTTTTAAGAGTTTATTTATGACCATTGTAACATGTTCTAGACATCATGAaacaaaattcatgtatttctgtaattttatttgtcatatgCAACTTGGATGGTtgcaataagaaaatattattcttgtgtttttcccttttatcctgaaaatttgaattattagtTTGATGTACTCGTGGAAAGTATATtcacttcatttttcttatagaTGATATCCTAGGTTTATAATAGATttgattgaataatttattaaaaatattaaaaattctgatttaattgatttttagttcaGTTTGTATTGGTTTTGTGTCAATTCAATTATTAcacttttaaatttgatttgatcaaaattgttaacattttaatttctaattcgGTTTTAGATTTGATTCTATGAAAgttataattagttaataatattagtaattagttttcatcaaattaaccataaaattgaattatatcaaatttattggACTGTATTTgactaattaatcataaaattaaacaaattcagaattaacattaaatttattttatttacaaaatcatGATAAATACAaacctaataatattagcaattaatttattaaaacgatcaTAAAACCcgaattaaacattaaaaaagttaatactattatcttttaaatatcaaaatatcttttatcaaatataagtgCA
The Gossypium raimondii isolate GPD5lz chromosome 8, ASM2569854v1, whole genome shotgun sequence DNA segment above includes these coding regions:
- the LOC105792315 gene encoding casein kinase 1-like protein 9; amino-acid sequence: MDHLIGGKFKLARKIGSGSFGELYLGVNVQTGEDVAVKLEPVKTKHPQLHYESKLYMLLQGGTGIPRLRWFGLEANYNVMVIDLLGPSLEDLFNYCNRKLSLKTVLMLADQLISRVEYMHSRGFLHRDIKPDNFLMGLGRKANQVYIIDYGLAKKYRDLQTHKHIPYRENKNLTGTARYASVNTHLGIEQSRRDDVESIGYVLLYFLRGSLPWQGLKTGTKKQKYDRITEKKVSTPIEVLCKSFPSEFVSYFHYCRSLRFEDKPDYSYLKRIFRDLFVREGFQFDYIFDWTLLKYPQITGGSKGRPSGGKAGLAAGPAVEKPEKFSGGKDFRDRFGGVEGVPRRHISTTRQKAVEDVNLSKHVHHDSDKRHSASRYGSTSRRAVIASRASSAGEANDIPKTRRLSTGSRIHNPAERIQLAIEAKTGRTAARGSHDDHPLRSFELLNIKK